From Cydia fagiglandana chromosome 6, ilCydFagi1.1, whole genome shotgun sequence, the proteins below share one genomic window:
- the LOC134665244 gene encoding large ribosomal subunit protein uL23, with protein MPPKKQPEKSGSAGAKPAEKKPATAKTPAAAPKTASAPAAAAKPASAKTPAPAPKAAAPKSAPAAKPAAAKAAPAPAAAKPAEKKSAVPTAKPGSAKAAALKAKSSAKPSAKKAASATKPAKPKPAAAKLKIAPKPKKTGIKGQKKVVKPVVKALKAQRKVVKGEHGKRVRKIRNTVHFRRPKTFEAPRQPKYPRKSLPKRNRMDAYNIIKFPLTSEAAMKKIEDNNTLVFIVHTSSNKHHIKAAVKKLYDINVAKVNTLIRPDGKKKAYVRLARDYDALDVANKIGII; from the exons ATGCCTCCTAAGAAGCAGCCCGAAAAATCCG GTTCCGCTGGAGCCAAACCCGCGGAAAAGAAGCCTGCGACGGCTAAAACGCCCGCAGCGGCTCCTAAAACCGCGTCAGCCCCTGCTGCAGCTGCTAAGCCAGCCTCAGCCAAGACTCCTGCTCCCGCACCTAAAGCTGCGGCGCCCAAGTCCGCTCCGGCGGCCAAGCCTGCTGCTGCTAAGGCTGCTCCTGCCCCAGCTGCTGCTAAGCCTGCTGAGAAGAAGTCAGCTGTGCCTACGGCTAAGCCTGGCTCTGCCAAGGCTGCTGCCCTGAAGGCCAAGTCTAGTGCTAAGCCTTCAGCCAAAAAGGCTGCGTCTGCCACTAAGCCAGCAAAGCCCAAACCAGCTGCCGCTAAGCTTAAGATTGCCCCTAAGCCCAAGAAGACTGGCATTAAGGGACAGAAGAAGGTTGTCAAACCTGTTGTTAAGGCTCTTAAGGCACAAAGGAAG GTTGTCAAAGGTGAACATGGCAAACGCGTGCGAAAGATCCGCAACACTGTGCACTTCCGCAGGCCCAAAACATTTGAGGCTCCTAGGCAACCCAAGTACCCAAGGAAATCTCTGCCCAAGAGGAATCG CATGGATGCCTACAACATCATCAAATTCCCGCTGACCTCTGAAGCAGCCATGAAGAAGATTGAAGACAACAACACCCTGGTGTTCATTGTGCACACCAGCTCAAACAAGCACCACATTAAGGCTGCAGTTAAGAAACTGTATGACATTAATGTTGCTAAAGTGAACACGCTCATCAG ACCTGACGGCAAGAAGAAGGCGTACGTACGGCTAGCCCGAGACTACGACGCATTAGATGTTGCCAACAAAATCGGCATCATATAA
- the LOC134665212 gene encoding serine/threonine-protein kinase PLK4, protein MSVFGEKIEDYEIFEHLGKGGFAHVYRARCRKSNIFVAIKMIDKALMASAGMIGRVRQEVTIHSRLKHPAILELYTFFEDVHYVYLVLELAHNGELARHFKLGSCGIGEKAAADIFRQVVSGVLYLHSHNIIHRDLSLNNLLLTKDQNVKIADFGLATQLNGPDEKHVTMCGTPNYISPEVASREVHGLPADVWGLGCLLYTLLVGSPPFHTQHVKTTLNKVIHADYKIPTELSIQAQDILQKLLCKDPTKRITLKAVADHPFVNNTVMVPSMARQDLSRDSGFLTTLHSTQHSSKLRSEDKTGSDYMGICRDPNAASAMSREARVPLMNVFSGMQDNVSTQSNSYKFAIDRENENILGNHSGGKNQNQLNSDFAQKLGIAAVNSTSFLDNIKRHDTNCKNVKNDLKYTTNDENKENVSKACKVNSNVLSVPPLCADRLPVISHKTRNAILKIEPGGVIVEFIKKKGKDREEKVVEICKISKDGMKIVIYSVDNNKDKPKLDLEHDPKPDEIFTYHNLPQKHWKKYLYASRFVDLVKAKTPKITLYSALAKCQLMENGTDIELFFYNGEKLTYNSAEGLKIIDKNLKTHHCSAPELKHLTDHFEECSNRMKRIQEALSCISDECFPLIIGKRPIQSATNVASPCQGSVNAYSTPVWNFGSFHRTGTSSTQAPSDYNMK, encoded by the coding sequence ATGAGTGTGTTTGGCGAAAAGATTGAAGATTATGAAATATTTGAACACCTAGGTAAAGGAGGATTTGCACATGTTTACAGAGCAAGATGCCGCAAATCAAATATATTTGTTGCTATCAAAATGATAGACAAAGCCTTAATGGCAAGTGCTGGGATGATTGGCAGAGTGAGACAAGAGGTCACCATACACTCTCGCTTAAAACATCCAGCTATTTTAGAATTGTACACTTTCTTTGAAGATGTGCATTATGTTTATTTAGTATTAGAATTAGCACATAATGGAGAATTAGCCAGACATTTTAAGTTAGGAAGCTGTGGCATTGGTGAAAAAGCTGCTGCTGACATATTCAGGCAAGTGGTGAGTGGGGTGCTCTATTTACACTCTCACAATATAATACACAGAGATTTATCTCTAAACAACTTGCTCTTGACTAAAGACCAAAATGTGAAAATTGCTGACTTTGGGTTAGCAACACAGCTCAATGGACCAGATGAAAAACATGTTACTATGTGTGGAACCCCAAACTATATTTCTCCCGAGGTAGCTTCCAGAGAAGTTCATGGATTGCCCGCAGATGTCTGGGGTTTGGGTTGCTTGTTGTACACATTGTTAGTCGGGAGTCCACCATTTCACACCCAGCATGTTAAAACCACACTCAACAAAGTTATCCATGCAGATTACAAAATACCAACTGAACTGTCAATCCAAGCCCAGGATATTCTACAAAAATTGTTGTGCAAAGACCCTACAAAAAGAATAACACTTAAAGCTGTTGCTGACCATCCATTTGTAAATAATACTGTCATGGTGCCCTCTATGGCCAGACAGGACTTGTCAAGGGATTCCGGCTTCTTAACCACTTTGCACAGTACTCAACATAGCAGTAAGTTAAGAAGTGAAGACAAAACTGGATCAGACTATATGGGCATTTGCAGAGATCCTAATGCTGCCTCGGCAATGAGTAGAGAAGCAAGAGTGCCACTGATGAATGTATTTTCTGGAATGCAAGATAATGTATCAACTCAGAGCAATAGTTATAAGTTTGCTATTGATAGAgaaaatgaaaatatattaggtaatcatagtggcgGTAAAAACCAGAATCAATTAAATAGTGATTTTGCCCAGAAATTGGGAATTGCTGCTGTCAATAGTACGTCTTTTTTAGATAATATAAAGAGGCATGATACTAAttgcaaaaatgttaaaaatgaTCTCAAATACACAACAAATgatgaaaataaagaaaatgtaTCAAAAGCATGTAAAGTGAATTCAAATGTTTTAAGTGTACCTCCACTATGTGCAGATAGACTGCCAGTCATTTCACACAAAACCCGAAATGCTATCCTGAAAATTGAGCCTGGTGGTGTAATAGtagaatttattaaaaagaaaGGAAAGGATAGAGAAGAAAAAGTTGTAGAAATATGTAAAATTTCCAAGGATGGTATGAAAATAGTAATTTATAGTGTGGACAATAACAAGGATAAACCTAAACTTGATTTGGAACATGACCCAAAGCCTGATGAAATATTCACATACCACAATTTGCCTCAAAAACATTGGAAGAAGTATTTGTATGCCTCACGCTTTGTAGATCTTGTAAAGGCAAAAACACCAAAGATCACACTATATTCAGCATTAGCCAAATGTCAGCTTATGGAAAATGGAACAGATATTgagctatttttttataatggaGAAAAATTAACATATAACTCTGCTGAAGGTCTTAAAATTATTGACAAAAACCTTAAAACACATCACTGTTCGGCTCCGGAACTTAAACACTTAACTGATCATTTTGAGGAATGCTCTAATAGGATGAAGCGTATACAGGAAGCTCTATCTTGCATTTCAGATGAATGTTTCCCTTTGATCATTGGCAAAAGACCAATTCAGTCTGCCACTAATGTGGCATCTCCATGCCAAGGCTCAGTTAATGCCTACAGCACTCCTGTTTGGAACTTTGGGTCATTTCATCGTACTGGAACTAGCTCGACTCAAGCACCAAGTGATTACAACATGAAGTAA